A window of the Phragmites australis chromosome 20, lpPhrAust1.1, whole genome shotgun sequence genome harbors these coding sequences:
- the LOC133901766 gene encoding uncharacterized protein LOC133901766: protein MTEEKKATRREEELVEAALAAAAAALLVSGVKKLVAPAVLVAPWWPASLSMPSPALFLLLNVVIASIVVASMQPRRAASAGAVLRDAPGDGAKRLRRRRSKKREGAQPAAEAVADGCCMALVATGGPVETATVVVKEVEAEEEEAGNAEEVNKRAEEFISAFRHHLRVDSFSSGTSRRGRARIAPCP from the coding sequence ATGACAGAGGAGAAAAAGGCCACCcggagggaggaggagctcgtggagGCCGCgctggccgcggcggcggcggcgctgctcgTGTCGGGCGTCAAGAAGCTGGTGGCGCCGGCCGTGCTCGTGGCCCCGTGGTGGCCCGCGTCGCTGTCGATGCCGTCGCCCGCGTTGTTCCTACTCCTCAACGTCGTCATCGCGTCCATCGTCGTGGCGTCCATGCAGCCGAGGCGAGCGGCGTCGGCGGGCGCGGTCCTCCGGGACGCGCCGGGCGACGGTGCGaagaggctgaggaggaggaggagcaagaagcgggAGGGCGCGCAGCCGGCGGCCGAGGCCGTTGCGGATGGCTGCTGCATGGCGCTGGTGGCTACGGGCGGGCCGGTAGAGACGGCGACGGTGGTGGTGAAGGAGGTGGAggctgaggaagaagaggccGGCAACGCAGAAGAGGTGAACAAGCGGGCTGAGGAGTTCATCTCGGCGTTCCGGCACCACCTCAGGGTCGACTCCTTCTCGTCCGGAACTAGCCGGCGAGGCAGAGCTAGGATTGCACCTTGCCCTTGA
- the LOC133901937 gene encoding SKP1-like protein 20, producing MASDAAAEGKEKVLTLLSSDGEVFEVEESVAMESRTIRHMIEDGCADHGIPLPNVSSQILSKVIEFCRKHVQARGGAVAADGGDEANKASEEEIKAFDTEFVKVDQATLFDLILAANYLDIKGLLDLTCQTVADMIKGKTPEEIRKTFNIRNDFTPEEEEEVRRENQWAFE from the exons ATGGCgtcggacgcggcggcggaggggaagGAGAAGGTGCTGACGCTGCTCAGCAGCGACGGCGAGGTGTTCGAGGTGGAGGAGTCGGTGGCTATGGAATCGCGGACCATCAGGCACATGATCGAGGACGGCTGCGCCGACCACGGCATCCCGCTCCCCAACGTCTCCTCCCAGATCCTCTCCAAGGTCATCGAGTTCTGCAGGAAGCACGTCCAGGCGCGCGgcggcgccgtcgccgccgacgGAGGTGACGAGGCCAACAAGGCCTCCGAGGAGGAGATCAAGGCCTTTGACACCGAGTTCGTCAAGGTCGACCAGGCCACCCTCTTCGACCTCATCCTG GCTGCAAACTACCTGGACATCAAGGGGCTGCTGGACCTGACCTGCCAGACCGTTGCAGACATGATCAAGGGGAAGACGCCGGAGGAGATCCGCAAGACCTTCAACATCAGGAACGACTTCACGcctgaggaagaggaggaagtgAGGAGGGAGAACCAGTGGGCCTTCGAATGA
- the LOC133901936 gene encoding uncharacterized protein LOC133901936 yields MAGPGGDLELLLSLGEAVPDIPPSSPSPTDGSDGAITPPRTARPGCTDMSVFRDAVKDYLEAAPAATSPLPKLPKRPKPSETLVDKYSGLSIKHLALSPAEIGNRFADIRFVRISAIKNLARSDRFSGCWATAGVVLDKGVPRVSAQGNAYSIWKMGALDKAEASVFLFGDAHAHYSGAAVGSVFALFNGNVRMDNGGSGFSVSVASVGQMMKMGVAADFGLCKGKRKDGMACTMVINKSKGSYCKFHSSKTSLKYTTGRVELKGGNFQFASKLRSEGIYIVNPSSERPNPRKPFQPVKVMSIDGLKRALSNADRVTTKNQSQGIRFLSHVTASMGNMKPSVPSNGSMNQQKSKFSLNKSSASSGAKALPKQGLRKPEQDIKRRKVNNPPENTVELDAVSSDDDEINIVLRR; encoded by the exons ATGGCGGGCCCCGGCGGCGACCTAGAGCTTCTCCTCTCCTTGGGAGAGGCGGTCCCCGATatccctccctcctccccgaGCCCCACCGACGGCTCCGACGGCGCCATCACCCCGCCAAGGACGGCGCGCCCCGGCTGCACAGACATGTCCGTCTTCCGCGACGCCGTCAAGGACTATCTTGAGGCCGCCCCTGCAGCTACTTCCCCGCTCCCCAAGCTCCCCAAGCGGCCCAAACCCTCCGAAACCCTCGTCGACAAGTACTCCGGCCTCAGCATCAAGCACCTGGCGCTCTCGCCTGCCGAGATCGGCAACCGCTTCGCCGACATCCGATTCGTGCGCATATCCGCGATAAA GAACTTGGCGAGGAGCGACAGGTTCTCCGGCTGCTGGGCGACGGCGGGGGTGGTGCTGGACAAGGGCGTGCCACGGGTGAGCGCGCAGGGGAACGCCTACAGCATTTGGAAGATGGGCGCGCTGGACAAGGCCGAGGCGTCGGTGTTCCTGTTCGGTGACGCGCACGCCCACTACTCTGGCGCGGCTGTTGGCTCGGTGTTCGCGCTGTTCAATGGCAACGTCCGCATGGACAATGGG GGCAGCGGGTTCTCTGTGAGTGTTGCTTCCGTGGGGCAGATGATGAAGATGGGAGTCGCCGCGGACTTCGGTCTCTGCAAAGGGAAGAGGAAAGATGGGATGGCTTGCACCATGGTGATAAATAA GAGTAAAGGATCATACTGCAAATTCCATTCATCG AAAACATCACTGAAGTACACTACTGGAAGAGTGGAGCTAAAGGGTGG AAACTTCCAATTTGCTTCCAAGCTTCGGTCTGAAGGGATTTACATCGTCAATCCTTCCTCAGAGCGTCCCAATCCAAGAAAGCCATTCCAACCGGTAAAAGTAATGTCAATAGATGGCCTAAAAAGGGCTTTAAG CAATGCAGATAGAGTGACAACTAAGAACCAGTCTCAGGGTATAAGATTTCTTTCCCATGTTACAG CTAGTATGGGTAATATGAAGCCAAGTGTCCCAAGCAATGGTTCTATGAACCAACAGAAATCGAAGTTCAGCTTAAACAAGAG TTCGGCATCATCTGGCGCCAAAGCACTACCCAAGCAGGGATTGCGGAAACCAGAGCAAGATATCAAGAGACGAAAGGTGAATAATCCTCCAGAGAATACAGTTGAGCTTGATGCAGTCAGCTCAGACGATGATGAGATTAATATAGTACTGCGACGCTGA